Genomic window (Stenotrophomonas maltophilia):
GTGTTGATCTCGCCGGTCACCAGAGCCTGGCGCACGAAGATGTCATGCGCTTCGCCCAGGTTGATGCGGCCGTAGTGCACTGGCTTTTTCGGCGCCAATACCAGCCCGAACAGACTGATCTGCTCGGAGGCCAGCACCTGGCCCTGCGCGCGTGACCAGTGTGGATCGAAATGCTTGCGCAGCAGCAGGTGCGGCAGTTCGGCGATCACCCAGTCCGGCTCGATCGCGGCCAGGGTCATGCCCCACACCTTCTGCGTATCCAGCAGGTTGGCCACCAGCAGCCACGGCGGCGGGCGCTTGGACAGCGCCGAACCGGGGAACGGCAGGAAGCGGCGCTGGCGTGGTGCCTGGAAATCGCCCTTCTCGGTGCGGTGGCCGATCTGCGTCGGCAGGCCCGCCACCAGCGCCCGGTGCAGGGTCTGGTAGGCGGCGGCGCGCACGCGTTCGCTGAAACCACCGCCAACCGGCGCCTGCTCCTTCTGCGCGCGCACGGCCACCGGCGCCGGTGCGGCCTCGGCCTTGCCTTCGCGGGCCAGGCGCGCGGCGCGATGCAGCTGGCCTCGGGTGGCTTTCACCGCCGCTGCGTCGTCACGCGCCGGTGCCGGCGCACTGCTGCCGGCCAGCAACGGTGCCATCGAGGCTTCGTTGGCCTCCTCCTTCCAGCCCAGCTCCTCGCACAGCAGGCGCAGCTGGCGATGCAGCTCGCGCCACTCGCGCATGCGCAGGAAGCCGAGGAAATGACGGCCGCACCAGTCGCGCAGCTTGGACTGGGTCAGGTCTTCATGGGCCTGCCGATAGGCATCCCACAGGCGCAGCACGCCAACGAACTCGGAACGACCATCGGCGAACTGCGCATGCGCGCTGTCGGCTGCACCGCGTGCTTCGGGCGGACGTTCGCGCGGGTCCTGGATGCCCAGGAACGAGGCGATCACCAGCATCGGCCGCAGGCAGCCGGCGGCCTGCGCGGCGACCAGCATGCGCGCCAGCTTCACGTCCACCGGCAGGCGCGCCATCTGCTTGCCGATGGTGGTCATGCGCCGCTCGGCGTCGATCGCGCCCAGTTCGGTCAGCTGCTGCCAGCCATCGGCTACCGCGCGCTCGTCCGGCGCTTCCAGGAACGGGAAGTCCTCGATGCGGCCCAGGCCCAGCTGCAGCATGCGCAGGATCACCCCGGCCAGGCTGGAGCGGCGGATTTCCGGATCGGTGAACTCCGGCCGCGCCTGGAAATCAGCCTCGGCGTACAGGCGGTAGCAGATGCCCTCGGCGATACGGCCGCAGCGGCCCTTGCGCTGGTTGGCGCTGGCCTGTGAGATCGGCTCGATGTGCAGGCGATCGAGTTTGTTGCGCGGGCTGTAGCGCTTGACGCGGGCAAAGCCCGGATCGACCACGTAGCGGATGCGCGGCACCGTCAGCGAGGTTTCCGCCACGTTGGTGGCCAGCACGATGCGCCGGTTCGGGCCGGGGTTGAACACCCGGTCCTGGTCCTGGTTGGACAGCCGCGCGTACAGCGGCAGCACCTCGGTGTTGCGGTACTTGCGCCGCTCCAGCGACTGGTGCGCGTCGCGGATCTCGCGCTCGCCCGGCAGGAAGATCAGCACGTCGCCGCGCGCATCCAGGCGGGTGATCTCGTCAATGGCCGACACGATGGCATCGTTGACGGTGCGCTCGCCCTGGTCTTCGCCCTCGCCTTCCAGCGCGCGGTAGCGCACTTCCACCGGGTAGGTACGGCCTTCGACGCTGATCACCGGCGCATTGTCGAAATGCTGGGCGAAGCGTTCGGTGTCGATGGTGGCCGAAGTGACGATCAGCTTCAGGTCCGGGCGCTTGCGCAGCAGCTGCTTCAGGTAGCCCAGCAGGAAGTCGATGTTGAGGCTGCGCTCGTGCGCCTCGTCGACGATGATCGTGTCGTAGTTCGACAACCAGCGATCGCTGGCGATTTCCGCCAGCAGGATGCCGTCGGTCATGAACTTGATGCGGCTGTCTTCGCTGACCTTGTCGTTGAAGCGCACCTGGTAGCCGACCAGCTGGCCCAGTTCGCTCTGCAGTTCCTGCGCCACGCGGCTGGCCACCGCACGTGCGGCAATCCGTCGCGGCTGGGTGCAGCCGATCATGCCGGCCTGGCCACGGCCTGCGGCCAGGCACAGTTTCGGCAGCTGGGTGGTCTTGCCCGAGCCGGTTTCACCGGCGATCACCACGACCTGGTGGTCGCGGATCAGCCCGACGATGGCGTCGGCTTCACGCGCAATCGGCAGCTGCGGGTCCAGAGTAATGGACGGCTGCTGCTGCGCCCGGACCTGCCGGCGCTGCACCGACGCCTGCAAGGCCTGCTCGAAGGTGGCGGCCAGCGCCGCATCCTGTGGCTTGGCCTGGCAACGCGAGAGCATCCCCAGCAAACGGCCCCGGTCGCGGCTCATGGCGCCGTCGATGGCGGCGCGCTGTTGGCGCAGGCGGGGCGGCGGATTTTTATCGATAGAGTTCATCAATCGGTTCGTTCAAAACTTTGAAAGCGACCAGTCATCACGACCGGTTTATTGTGAAGGCCAACGATTCCACAAGGAGGAACCCCATGGCGAAGACCAAGAGCACGACCAAGCCCAAGACCGGCAAGCAGAAGCTTGCAGCGGCGGCAGCGTCGGCGCCGAACATAGATATCGGGATCACCCAGGGCGACCGCAAGAAGATCGCCGACGGTCTGTCGCGCTTCCAGGCCGATGCGTTCACGCTCTACCTGAAGACGCACAACTTCCACTGGAACGTGACCGGGTCGATGTTCAACTCGCTGCACACCATGTTCGAGACGCAGTACACCGAACAGTGGGCGGCACTGGACGACGTGGCCGAGCGCATCCGCGCGCTGGGCTTCAATGCCCCGGGCTCCTACCGGGAATTCGCTGCGCTGACCTCGATCGCCGAGGAACCGGGCCTGACCGACAGTGCGGACTGGCGTGAAATGGTACGCCAGTTGGTGGTCGCCAACGAAGCGGTCTGCCGTACGGCACGTGAAGTGCTGGAGGTGGCGGCCAAGGGTGACGACGCCCCGACCGAGGATCTGATGACCCAACGCCTGCAGACGCACGAGAAGTACGCCTGGATGCTGCGCTCCCTGCTGCAGTAAGGGTTTGGGGGGTTCGGCAGGGCTGCGCCCTGCACCCGCAGAGGCCACTGCAACGGCAACGGCCGAAGCAAAAGCGGGTTTCCTGTGGGTTGGCGGGGTGGGTCCGGTTGCGGGGGACGCCGTAAATACGTCCATGTAGGCTCGGTCGCGCCATCCATGGCGCTCACGCCCCCGCAACCGGACCCACCCCGCCTTCGACAGTTCTTCGCGATCTGTCGGCAAAGCCTGGGGTCGGAGCCGTTTTCCTTCGGAAAACGGCTCCGACCCCATTTTGTTTGTCGATATCTGACAGATTTCATCCACGCATGGCGTGGATGGTCCCACCGTCACCGGGAATCTGTCGGGGGTGGGGCGGTGTGGGCTTGCAGGACCGTTGGCGCCATGGATGGCGCCATCGAGCCCCCATGGTGAAGTGACCCCCGAGACTTGGACGGTTTCAGGCGGCCGATTGGGCCTGCTCCCGGTACTGTACCGGGCTCAGGCCTTTCAGTTTCAGTTTGATGCGCTCTTCGTTGTAGTACTGGATGTATTCCACCAGCCCGGCCTCCAGACTCTCGATGCTGTCAAAGCTGTTCAGGTAAAAGAACTCCGACTTCAGCGTCCCAAAGAAGCTCTCCATCGCTGCATTGTCCAGGCAGTTGCCACGCCGGGACATGCTTTGTTTCAAAGAGTGCTTTTCCAGCATGTGCCGGTAGTTTTCATGCTGGTACTGCCAGCCCTGGTCGGAGTGGATCATGGGGCGCTCATCCGGCGAAAGCTTCTTGATGGCCTCCTCCAGCATCTGACCTACCAGATCGAACACGGGCTGGCGCTTGATCTGATAAGCCACGATTTCGCCGTTGTAGAGGTCCATGATCGGCGACAGATACAGCTTCATGCCTTGTACCTTGAACTCGGTCACGTCGGTCACCCACTTCTGGTTGGGGCGCTCGGCGTGGAATTGGCGATTGAGGTCATTGCCAACCACAACATTGGCGGCCCCCTTGAAGGACCGGTAGCGCTTCACGCGTACCCGTGATTTCAGGCCCATCTTCCCCATCAGGCGCTGTACCCGCTTGTGATTGGTCCGATGGCCCTGGTTGGCCAATTCCAGCGTCACCGTGCGATAGCCATAACGCCCTTGGCTTTGATCGTAGATTGCACGGATGCGCTCGCACAGGGCTGCCTCATCCTGATCCGGATGGGCCAGGACATGGTTCTGGTAATAGAACGTACTGCGTGACAGCTCTGCCGCTTCGAGCAGAAGCGACAACGTATGAACCTGCCTCAATCCTTGGATGGCTTGCGCTTTGCGTCCTGCGCCGCCTGCTCTTCCCGGATCAAGGCATCGAGTTTTTTTAGGTAGTCGGTCTCCGCACGCAGATAGGCGACTTCCTTGAGCAGCTCATCGCGGCTCATATCCTCAGGCGGCTTGGACGAACGGGTCTTTTTCATCGGCTTTCGGGGCAGCGGCGGAGGCGGTGCCAACGCTTGGGCACCGCCTTGAGCATACAGGCGCCGCCATCGCCCCACCGCGCCGGCATCGCCAATCTGGAAGTAGGTGGTGGCCTCCCGCCCGGACAGGCCGTCCCGGCTCATCTTCTCCAGGACCGCCAGCTTGAAGGCGAGGTCATAGGACCGGGGCTGGCGGCGAAACCCACGCCAACCGTGCAGCCGATAGGTCGCTACCCAGCGCCTGACCGTGGAGAACTCCAGACCGTGGCGACGGGCAATGGCTTTGACCGATGTGGAGGTCTTGCAGGCCTCTTTGGCGACCTGCAGTTTGAAACGCGCGTCGTATTTGTTCATGTATCCCTCGGGGTTGGATCTGGCGTCCAACTCCCGGGGGTCACTTCATGGATGGGTTTACGGCGTGTCCTGCAAGCCCACACCGCCCCGCCCAGCCAGCAGACACCCCAGAGCCGGCTGTTGCCTTTGACGTTGCTCTGGCTTGAAGGCTTCGGCAGGTGCAGGGCGCAGCCCTGCCGAGACACCCCCGCCGGGGTAAACTAGCCGGATGGCTTCCCGTCCCGCGCACGACCTGCTCCAACGCGTCTTTGGTTACGACGATTTCCGTGGTCCCCAGCAGGACATCGTGGAGCATGTGGCTGCCGGTCACGATGCCCTGGTGCTGATGCCCACCGGCGGTGGCAAGTCGCTGTGCTACCAGGTCCCGGCCCTGCTGCGTGACGGATGTGGCATCGTCATCTCGCCGCTGATCGCGCTGATGCAGGACCAGGTCGAAGCCCTGCGCCAGCTCGGGGTACGTGCCGAGTACCTGAATTCAACCCTGGACGCCGAGACCGCCGGCCGCGTCGAGCGCGAACTGCTCGCGGGTGAGCTGGACATGCTCTATGTCGCCCCCGAGCGCCTGCTGACCGGCCGCTTCCTGTCGCTGCTGTCGCGCAGCCAGATCGCCCTGTTCGCCATCGACGAAGCACACTGCGTGTCGCAGTGGGGCCATGATTTCCGCCCCGAGTACCGCCAGCTGACCGTGCTGCACGAGCGTTGGCCAAAGATCCCGCGGATCGCGCTGACCGCGACCGCCGATCCGCCGACCCAGCGCGAGATCGCCGAGCGCCTCGATCTGCAGGAAGCGCGCCACTTCGTCAGCTCCTTCGATCGCCCCAACATCCGCTACACCGTGGTGCAGAAGGACAACGCCCGCAAGCAGCTGACCGATTTCCTGCGCGGCCACCGTGGCGAGGCCGGCATCGTCTACTGCATGTCACGGCGCAAGGTCGAGGAGACCGCCGAATTCCTCTGCGGCCAGGGCTTCAACGCCCTGCCCTACCATGCCGGTCTTCCACCGGACGTGCGCGCGAACAACCAGCGCCGCTTCCTGCGTGAGGATGGCATCGTGATGTGCGCCACCATTGCCTTCGGCATGGGTATCGACAAGCCGGACGTGCGCTTCGTGGCGCATACCGACCTGCCCAAGTCGATGGAAGGCTACTACCAGGAAACCGGTCGCGCCGGCCGCGATGGCGAGGCCGCCGAGGCCTGGCTGTGCTACGGCCTGGGCGATGTGGTGCTGCTCAAGCAGATGATCGAGCAGTCCGAGGCAGGTGAAGAGCGCAAGCAGCTGGAGCGGTCCAAGCTCGACCACCTGCTGGGTTACTGCGAATCGATGCAGTGCCGCCGCCAGGTGCTGCTGGCCGGTTTCGGCGAGACCTATCCCGAGCCCTGCGGCAACTGCGACAACTGCCTGACACCGCCGGCCTCGTGGGACGCAACCATTCCGGCGCAGAAGGCGCTGAGCTGTGTCTACCGCAGCGGCCAGCGTTTCGGCGTCGGCCACCTGATCGACGTTCTGCGTGGCAGCGAGAACGAGAAGGTGAAGCAGCAGGGCCACGACAAGCTCAGCACCTATGCGATCGGTCGCGATCTGGATGCGCGCACCTGGCGCAGCGTGTTCCGCCAGCTGGTCGCCGCCAGCCTGCTGGAAGTGGACAGCGAGGGCCACGGTGGCCTGCGCCTGACCGACGCCAGCCGCGACGTACTGACCGGCCGCCGGCAGATCAGCATGCGCCGCGACCCGGCCAGCAGCACCAGCGGACGCGAGCGCAGCGCGCAGCGCACCGGCCTGTCGGTGCTGCCGCAGGATCTGGCGCTGTTCAACGCCCTGCGCGGCCTGCGTGCCGAACTGGCCCGCGAACAGAATGTGCCGGCCTTCGTGATCTTCCACGACAGCACCCTGCGCAACATCGCCGAACAGCGCCCGACGAGCCTGGACGAACTGGCCCGGGTCGGCGGCATCGGCGGCACCAAGCTGAGCCGCTACGGCCCGCGCCTGGTCGAGATCGTGCGCGAAGAGGGCTGACGGTATCGCGTTGCCGCGCTGCGCGGCCGCCGGGCATGGTCCCAACGGCGCGCGGGCGCCCCTGTAGATACCGTGTTGCCCTTGCCTAGGCAAGGGCACCGTCCGGCTCAAAGGGTCGGCCACTTCTCAGTACGCCCCAAACCAGATGGATGAGTTTACGCATCACCGCACACATGACGACCTTGAAGGGCTTTCCTTTCGCGCTGAGCCGGTCTGCAAAGGACTTCAGCGTAGGGTTGTGGGTCTTCCCGGTCAGCGCCGGCATGTACAGTTTCTTGCGGAAAACGGCATCGCCGACGCGTGATATCCGGGATTTACCTTCGTAATTTCCTGATTGACGCTGGGCCGGATTCAGGCCCGCGTGGGCAACCACCTGGCGCACGTCGCTGTATTTGCTTAGATCCCCCAGCATGGCCAGCAGCTGGGCACTGCTGGTGTTGCCTATACCGGGAATGCTGGTAAGCAGTTGATGACGCCGGCGCAGGTCCGGATCGTTATCGATATGGTCCTCAATCGCCTTTTGGACCTGCTTGATCTGCTCTTCCAGCGTCCGGATCACATCCTTGATCCCTTGCTGGACCGAGATATCGGCAACGTCCAGGCGGTTGTGCTCCATCTGCAGCATTTCCTGGAGGTCGTCTCGACGCCGTACCAAGGCGCGCAGCTTCACCTCCGAGGGGGTCGGCGGAACGTAGGGATGCAGCTTTTCCGGGCGTTGTGCCTCAAAGAACCGGGCAATCAGCTTGGCGTCGCTGCGATCCGTCTTGGTCCGGATTCCCTCCGCCTGCCCAAACGCCTTTACTCGGGCGGGATTGGCCACATGAACCACCACCCCCGCCTCCACCAGGGCTCGAGCCAAGGCTTCGTGATAGATACCTGTAGCCTCCATGCCTACCGCCGCGTTCGGTGCATGCTTGGCGCGCCACGCAAGAAGCTCATCAAAGCCCTTTGGCGTATTGGGGAGTTTGGCCTTGGTTCGATACTTGCTGCCAGATAGTGGCACGGCGATATCAAAGGTCGCCTTGGCAGCGTCGATGCCGATAAATTGCATGATTTGGCTCCAGCTTGAACTTACGATCGTGATCGGAAGCCGCCAGCCTTGCCCTTGTGAGTACAGGCTCTCACCCCATGGTGGGCCTAAGATACCGTTCAAGTTCCAAGGCGGTGTCAGGCCGCCGACGCGCTGAATCTACTTTGCAAGCTCGAAGGCTTAAGAGCCGAGGCAGCGTCATCGGAGCCTCCCGGGTCACCGGGGGATTGTGCCTGATCAGGGCACGATCCAAGACACAAGAGCCGAGCCCACGCTCGGCTGCCTCTGCGCGAACAGCAGCCGAGCATGGGCTCGGCTCCACATTGGTGCTGGTCCAACCTTGAACCGGCCATTCAGCCGGAAGTGCATCCACGGCCGCTTGCGGCTAGATTAGCGCCATGTCCCTCGCCTCGACCCTGCTCCGTGTCGTGCTCATGCTCAGCCTGCTGCTCAACGGGCTGAACGCGGCCATGGCCAGCGGTCACGAGGAAATGGGCCGGATGGCCCACGCGGCAGCCGCCCTTGAAGGCGGCAATGCCGACTGCCACCACCACGCCGCCATGCACGCCGATCAGGCCCCGCAGGCCAAGGCCCCCGCCCACGACGCCCACTGCCAGATCAAGGACTGCGTGCGCAGTTGTGCCCAGCACCCGCTGCTGGTGGTATTGCCGCTGCCGGTCATGGCCGGCCCGGCGTTGTCGCTGGCCCCGCAGCCGATGCCGGCCACTGGCCGTCCGGCGCCGCCGCTGCCGCCGATCTCCCGCCCTCCCATCGGCTGATTCCACACGCATCGTGCGCCCTGCGCACCGCAGCCGGCCGCCTGCCGGCGTCTTTACGTGTCTGGAGTCACCACCATGAATACCCGTATTCCCCCCGGCCCGGGCGCTGTGCCCATGCCGTCGCGCCGCCTGTTCGTGCAGGGCCTGACCGCCGGCGGCGTGGTAGCCGGCATCGCCGCTGTCGGCGTGCCGCAGCGTGCGCTCGCCGCCGCCACGGCCGCCCCACGCCTGGCCGGCGCCCCCGCCGTGCTCAGCGACACCCGCATCGAACTGGCCATCGGCGAATCGCTGGCCAATTTCACCGGCCGCACCCGCCCGGCGATCACCGTCAACGGCTCACTGCCGGCACCGATCCTGCGCTGGCGCGAAGGCCAGACCGTGGACCTGTTCGTGCGCAACACGCTGGAACGGCACCCGACCTCGATCCACTGGCACGGCATCCTGCTGCCGGCCAACATGGACGGCGTGCCCGGCCTGAGCTTCAACGGCATCGGCCCCGGCGAGACCTACCACTATCATTTCGAACTGAAGCAGTCGGGCACCTACTGGTACCACAGCCACTCGATGTTCCAGGAACAGGCTGGTCTGTACGGCGCGCTGATCATCGATCCCGCCGAGCCGGCGCCGTACCGTCATGATCGCGAGCACGTGATCATGCTGTCCGACTGGACCGACATGGACCCGGGCGCGCTGTTCCGCCGCATGAAAAAGCTGGCGGCGTATGACAACTACTACATGCGCACGCTGCCGGACTTCCTGCGCGACGCGAAGCGCGACGGCTGGTCTGCAGCGCTGTCCGACCGTGGCATGTGGGGCCGGATGCGGATGACGCCCACCGACCTGTCCGACGTCAATGCCAACACCTACACCTACCTGATGAACGGCACCGCCCCGGCCGGCAACTGGACCGGCCTGTTCCGCAGTGGCGAGAAGGTGCTGCTGCGCTTCATCAACGGCGGGTCGATGACCTACTTCGACGTGCGCATCCCCGGTTTGAAAATGACCGTGGTCGCTGCCGATGGCCAGTACATCCACCCGGTCAGCATCGACGAGTTCCGCATCGCTCCAGCCGAGACCTACGACGTGCTGGTGGAACCGAGCGGCCAGGATGCCTACACCATCTTCTGCCAGGACATGGGCCGCACCGGCTACGCTGCGGGCACGCTGGCCGTACGTCATGGCTTGCAGGCGCCGATTCCTGAGCGCGACCGGCGCGTGCTGTTGACCATGGCTGACATGGGCCACGACATGGGCGGTGGTGGCCACGGCGGTCACGACATGGCCGCGATGAAGGGCATGGAAGGCGGCTGCGGCGCCAGCATGGGCCACGGCGCGCACGGCGGCAGCGATACCGCCAGCAAGGCACCGAAGCACCCGGCCAGCGAGCGCAACAACCCGCTGGTGGACATGCAGAGTTCGGCCACCGAGCCGAAGCTGGACGACCCCGGCATCGGCCTGCGCGACAACGGCCGCCAGGTACTGACCTACGGCGCGATGCGCAGCCTGTTCGAAGACCCGGATGGCCGCGAACCCAGTCGCGAGATCGAACTGCACCTGACCGGCCACATGGAGAAATTCTCCTGGTCGTTCGATGGCGTCCCGTTCGCCAGCGCCGAACCGCTGCGGCTGAACTACGGCGAACGCATGCGCATCGTGCTGGTCAACGACACCATGATGCAGCACCCGATCCACCTGCACGGGGTATGGAGCGACCTGGAAAACGCGCAGGGCGAGTTCCAGCTGCGCAAGCACACCATCGACATGCCGCCGGGCACCCGCCGCAGCTATCGCGTGCGCGCCGATGCACTCGGCCGCTGGGCCTACCACTGCCATCTGCTGTACCACATGGAAGCGGGCATGATGCGCGAAGTGAGGATCGAAGAATGAGCCGCCCACTGCTTTCCCCCAGCCTGCTGGCCCTGGGCCTGGCCGCCGCATTGCCGGTGTTCGCGCAGTCGCACGCTGGCCATGACATGGCCGCGATGGATCCGCCCGCAAAGACCGCGAAGAAGCCGGTCGAACAGGTCGATCATTCGAAGATGGATCATTCGAAGATGGATCCGGGTGCGATGGATCACTCGGCCATGGATCACTCGAAGATGGACCATGGTGCGACGCAGCCGGCGACGATGGACCATTCCACGATGGACCACGCCGCGATGGGCCACACCGCGATGGGCCACGGATCGCCTGCACCGACCGAACCGCGCGAGCCGATCCCGGTCCCGACCGACGCCGACCGCGCCGCTGCCTTCCCGCCCATCGCCCATGGTGCGATGGAGCATGCGCCGGAAATCAACAGCCTGCTGCTGATCGACCGCCTCGAACACTGGGATGGCAAGAGCAGCAACGGCCAGGCCTGGGAGGCGACCGGCTGGATCGGCGGCAACATCAACCGTCTGTGGTTGCGTACCGATGGCGAACGCAGCCGTGGCCGCACCGAATCGTCGTCACTGGAAGCGCTGTACGGCCGCAGCGTGTCGCCGTGGTGGGACGTGCTGGTCGGCGTGCGCCAGGACTTCCGCCCGGCCGACTCGCGCACGTGGGCAGCCATCGGCATCCAGGGCCTGGCGCCGTACAAGTTCGAAAGCTCGGCCACGCTGTACATGGGCTCCGGTGGCCAGGTGCTGGCCAAGGCCGAGGTTGAGTACGACGTGCTGCTGACCAACCGCCTGATCCTGCAACCGCTGCTGGAAGCCACCGTCGCGGCCAAGGATGAACCGGAGTACGGCATTGGTCGCGGACTGAACAAGGTGGAGGCCGGTCTGCGCCTGCGCTATGAGTTCAGCCGCCGCTTCGCGCCGTACATCGGCATCAGCCACGAACGCACGTTTGGCGACACCGCCGACTATGCCGGTGACCACGCGCGCGACACCCGCTGGGTCGCCGGCGTGCGCATGTGGTTCTGAGCAGCGGTTCGTGAGCAATGGCCAGCCCCGGCAGTCGCCGGGGCCGGCTACACTGCGCCACGCTCCATTGCAGGCCCCGCCATGTCGTTGCAGATCCGCCGCGCCACCCTTGCCGATGTCGACGCCCTGTCGGCCATTGCGATTGCCACCTACAACGAAACCTGGGGTGATTCCTATCCACCGCAGCAGCTGCACGATTTCCTGCAGGACCACTACAGCAGCGAACCGCAGCGTATCGAACTGTCCGATCCACGCAGTGCCATCTGGCTGTTGATGGACGGTGACACCGTGGTCGGTTATCTGGCCGCCGGCGCCAACACCCTGCCGCACACGGATGCACGCGAGGGCGACATCGAACTGAAGCGGTTCTACATCCTGGCTGCACACCAGAACGGCGGCCATGGTGCACGCCTGATGGATGCGTTCATGGCCTGGCTGGACCAGCCGCAGCGCCGCACCCTGTGGGTGGGCGTGTGGGAAGAGAATTTCGGTGCGCAACGCTTCTACGCGCGCTATGGCTGCAGCAAGGTTGGCGAGTACGACTTCATCGTCGGCGACACCCACGACCGCGAGTTCATCCTGCGGCGGCCGTGATCACGCGGCCCTTGTAGAGTCGAGCATGGCTCGACTCTGCAAAAAGCGAAGCGCCTAGAAGTCGAACAATTCCGACAGGAAGCTGTCCTTCTTCTTTTTCTTGTAGCCGTGGCCACGGTTGTCCTCGTAGCGCTGGCCGAGGTGGCGGGTATCACGGTGCATCACCGGTGGCGGCGCGGATGCCGGCTGAGCCTGCACGGGCGCTGGCGGCGGCGCGGCCGCACCGGCACCCGCGCGTTCGATGATCTTGTCCAGTTCACCCCGGTCCAGCCAGACACCGCGGCAGCCGGGGCAATAGTCGATCTCGATGCCATGGCGTTCGGCCATCTGCAGGGTCTGGGTCTTGCACACGGGGCACAGCATCGGCATTGCTCCTGTCGGTCTGGCATCGACTGTACCTGCCCTGTGATGACTGTGCGGCAACGCATGACCGATGGCACGGGGACTTCCGGCGCGTGCCCGCTTCCCTGCTACCCCGCAGACTGAAACCCTGTTCCGCAGGGAATGCGTACATGACCGTGTTGTCCCGTCTGCCCACCTCCGCGCGCCTGTTGCTGGTCCTGCTGGGCGTCGGCCTCGGCCTGAACCTGCGCGATATCGCCGCGGCCATCGGCACACCGATTCCCGCACTGCCCATTCCCTATGGCGGCAGCCTGTTGGACAACACGCTGGCGGTACTGGTGGCACTGCTGCTGGCCGCGCTGCTGCGACCCCGTGGCATGAGCCTGCTGGCCAGCCTCGGGTTGCGCGGGAATGGCTGGGGTGGCCCGATGTGGGTGCTGCTGGCCAGCCTGCCCTGCTGGCTGGGCCTGGCGGTGCTCGGCACGCCGAACACCGCGCTGACCGCGCTGGACGCCACCATGCTGGCCGTGCTGTTCCCGCTGGCCGAG
Coding sequences:
- a CDS encoding IS3 family transposase (programmed frameshift): MNKYDARFKLQVAKEACKTSTSVKAIARRHGLEFSTVRRWVATYRLHGWRGFRRQPRSYDLAFKLAVLEKMSRDGLSGREATTYFQIGDAGAVGRWRRLYAQGGAQALAPPPPLPRKPMKKTRSSKPPEDMSRDELLKEVAYLRAETDYPKKTRCLDPGRAGGAGRKAQAIQGLRQVHTLSLLLEAAELSRSTFYYQNHVLAHPDQDEAALCERIRAIYDQSQGRYGYRTVTLELANQGHRTNHKRVQRLMGKMGLKSRVRVKRYRSFKGAANVVVGNDLNRQFHAERPNQKWVTDVTEFKVQGMKLYLSPIMDLYNGEIVAYQIKRQPVFDLVGQMLEEAIKKLSPDERPMIHSDQGWQYQHENYRHMLEKHSLKQSMSRRGNCLDNAAMESFFGTLKSEFFYLNSFDSIESLEAGLVEYIQYYNEERIKLKLKGLSPVQYREQAQSAA
- a CDS encoding Dps family protein; the protein is MAKTKSTTKPKTGKQKLAAAAASAPNIDIGITQGDRKKIADGLSRFQADAFTLYLKTHNFHWNVTGSMFNSLHTMFETQYTEQWAALDDVAERIRALGFNAPGSYREFAALTSIAEEPGLTDSADWREMVRQLVVANEAVCRTAREVLEVAAKGDDAPTEDLMTQRLQTHEKYAWMLRSLLQ
- the hrpA gene encoding ATP-dependent RNA helicase HrpA, with translation MNSIDKNPPPRLRQQRAAIDGAMSRDRGRLLGMLSRCQAKPQDAALAATFEQALQASVQRRQVRAQQQPSITLDPQLPIAREADAIVGLIRDHQVVVIAGETGSGKTTQLPKLCLAAGRGQAGMIGCTQPRRIAARAVASRVAQELQSELGQLVGYQVRFNDKVSEDSRIKFMTDGILLAEIASDRWLSNYDTIIVDEAHERSLNIDFLLGYLKQLLRKRPDLKLIVTSATIDTERFAQHFDNAPVISVEGRTYPVEVRYRALEGEGEDQGERTVNDAIVSAIDEITRLDARGDVLIFLPGEREIRDAHQSLERRKYRNTEVLPLYARLSNQDQDRVFNPGPNRRIVLATNVAETSLTVPRIRYVVDPGFARVKRYSPRNKLDRLHIEPISQASANQRKGRCGRIAEGICYRLYAEADFQARPEFTDPEIRRSSLAGVILRMLQLGLGRIEDFPFLEAPDERAVADGWQQLTELGAIDAERRMTTIGKQMARLPVDVKLARMLVAAQAAGCLRPMLVIASFLGIQDPRERPPEARGAADSAHAQFADGRSEFVGVLRLWDAYRQAHEDLTQSKLRDWCGRHFLGFLRMREWRELHRQLRLLCEELGWKEEANEASMAPLLAGSSAPAPARDDAAAVKATRGQLHRAARLAREGKAEAAPAPVAVRAQKEQAPVGGGFSERVRAAAYQTLHRALVAGLPTQIGHRTEKGDFQAPRQRRFLPFPGSALSKRPPPWLLVANLLDTQKVWGMTLAAIEPDWVIAELPHLLLRKHFDPHWSRAQGQVLASEQISLFGLVLAPKKPVHYGRINLGEAHDIFVRQALVTGEINTRASFVADNQKVLEIAREEEAKLRRAGIVADEDWQARWYLDRVPPQIHSAAGLDTWWKGLAPEQRKTLHWSLVDLLPGEGSEQERYPKYLALGQARLPLHYRFEPGADDDGVTLDVPLHLLNALDPVQLGWLAPGFVADKASALIRSLPKAMRRNYVPAPDFARAFFEAFPQPSADAITGELARFLSRATGATVTALDFEPGSIEPHLHMNLRLRDEQGKVLATSRDLDALRAKFGGRAGDAFAARAGREMAADGLRTFPATPIPLQVPGEAGVPAYPALLDEGDSVALRIFADRQQALEAHPLGVRRLLEIALTEKVKQARKQLPVGAKTGLLYAAIESQERLRGDLVDAAMNAVLAEGLEDIRDAAAFEQRREHAAKALFGEAMSRLKLAETILALVAELKPMLEAPLMGWARGNLDDMEAQLVGLIHPGFLRDTPADALAQYPRYLKAMILRTERAKRDPPRDQARMLELHPFLEALQAGEQQGLRERPQWQALRWDLEELRVSLFAQELGARTGISAKKLAQRVTALRQA
- the recQ gene encoding DNA helicase RecQ, encoding MASRPAHDLLQRVFGYDDFRGPQQDIVEHVAAGHDALVLMPTGGGKSLCYQVPALLRDGCGIVISPLIALMQDQVEALRQLGVRAEYLNSTLDAETAGRVERELLAGELDMLYVAPERLLTGRFLSLLSRSQIALFAIDEAHCVSQWGHDFRPEYRQLTVLHERWPKIPRIALTATADPPTQREIAERLDLQEARHFVSSFDRPNIRYTVVQKDNARKQLTDFLRGHRGEAGIVYCMSRRKVEETAEFLCGQGFNALPYHAGLPPDVRANNQRRFLREDGIVMCATIAFGMGIDKPDVRFVAHTDLPKSMEGYYQETGRAGRDGEAAEAWLCYGLGDVVLLKQMIEQSEAGEERKQLERSKLDHLLGYCESMQCRRQVLLAGFGETYPEPCGNCDNCLTPPASWDATIPAQKALSCVYRSGQRFGVGHLIDVLRGSENEKVKQQGHDKLSTYAIGRDLDARTWRSVFRQLVAASLLEVDSEGHGGLRLTDASRDVLTGRRQISMRRDPASSTSGRERSAQRTGLSVLPQDLALFNALRGLRAELAREQNVPAFVIFHDSTLRNIAEQRPTSLDELARVGGIGGTKLSRYGPRLVEIVREEG